GGAACCCCGAGTTCGGGGGGAAATTCTgggagggcttggggggggggggtcccaggggttcTTGTGGGTGTccctgtggggctgggtggggaggggggagcccCTGTCATCCTGGGGTTTctcaggggcggggggggggacctCTGGTCACTGGGGTGGTCTCAGGAATCCCTGTGGGGGTTTATTTGTGCCTGGGGGGGGAGCCTGAGGGTGGTTGTGGTCCCTGTGTGGGGCTGCCCATGCGGGGGGTGGTGTGCGGGGTTTCTGTGTGTCCCCGTGAGGGGTGGTGGGTCTGTGGGTCCCCGGGGGGGCTGTGAGGGGCAGTGGGGCCCCATGGGGGGGTCTGTGGGCCCGGAGGGGGTGTCTGGGGGTCCCTGGAAGGTCCCGCTCCCACCGGAGAAGCACTCGGTGAACTCCTGCTCCAGTTTGGTCGCCCGGTCGAACGCTTTCCGTGCCTGCTCCTCCGTCACCCGCTTGCTGATCTCCCTGGGGGCGGAGAGACCGGTCTAGGCCACGCCCCCTGCCacacccctgcctgccccaccctggctccccagccccatcccaaCACAGGCCCGGCCCCCCCGCTCCTCaggcctctccccagccccgccCCATAGCCCCTCCCACCAGGGTCCCAAGCCCCGCCTTCAGCCCAGGCCCCGCCCaccagccccccgccccccgcacAGGCCACTCCCACCAGCTCCTTAGAAAACCACTCAAGCCCCGCCCATTCTCACCGCCCCACACGCAGGCCACGCCCCCCGCCAGCCGCAGTGCCGGCGCCTTCCCCGCAGCCCCGCCCCTCGCACATGCCCCGCCCCCTCCCGTCCGCAGACCACgcctcctccccgctccctccagccccggtgCAGGGGCCGCCGCTTCGtgccccgcccccggccccgcccctcgcAGGCAGCCCCGCCCCTCACAGGACGTTCTCCAGGGACTTGGGGCGGATGAAGATGGCGATGGGGTGCAGCTGGGCCGCCTGGAGCCGCCGCACCGCGTTGGCCGACACGTCCAGGATGCAGTGCTTGCCCTGCCACGCCCCCGGCAACGTCACTGCCACGCCCTGCCacgccccggggaccccccagggatgcccctggggacaccccagtGCCACCCttgggctcccccccccccccccgccagcctcGGGGACACCGTGGTGACGAACATGCCAGTGCCACCAGCATCCACCCTCGGGGACACCCTCGGGGCCAGCCCCCCGCTGCCCACGGggccaccccccacccctgccaccTTTGAggccccccccgcgcccctGCGGTCCCCCACCTGCTCGGCCACCTCGCGCACGGACTGGACGCTGGTGCCGTAGAGGTGGCTGTTGTACTGCCCGGCCTCGATGAACTTGTGGCCCTGGATGTCCTTCTCCATCCGCTCCCGCGAGGCCACAAAGTGATAGTCACGCCCGTCCACCTCGTACTCCCGCTTGGGCCGCGTCGTgtctggggacagggacagcgtGGGGGCGGGCAcagggatggggggacggggacagcgtggggacggggacagggatgaggggatggggacggggacgaggggatggggacagtccagggatggggatggggacagggacgaggggatggggacggggacgtggggatggggacggggacgtggggatggggacagcccagggatggggacagggacgtggggatggggacggggacagccCAGGGGTGGGCATGGGGGCATGGGGACAACACAGGGATGGGCACAGGGATGTGGAGATGCAGACGAGGGCGGTAGTTGTGCCATCCACCTCGTGGGCCCCCCCTTGGACCGCATCGTGTTTGGGGACAGtgcggggatggggacagggagacaCGTggctgtggggatggggataGGGTCatggtggtggggctggggacagccagtGGGGACAGGGCCACCTCGGGACCCCCCAGGGACAGCGTGGGggtccccccgtcccccccttccccatgtCCCCACTCACGGGGGACGCAGGAGCCGAACTTGTCGGGGAACTCAGAGAGGAGATCGTCGTTCACCCGGTCCTTGGTGGGGCCCAGGATGATGATGGGGCGGGCGTAGTGCActggggggggagcaggggggttAGCAGGGGAGTCCTGAGCCCTGGGGGGGAACACAGGACCCCCAAAACctgccccaccccccccccgctctcaCCTTCCATCTGCGTCACCGTCTCGTAGCTCAGCACCGCGTCCTCCCGCCCTGCGGGGACACAACGTCAGCCCCGGCAGGGGGGAACCCCAGCAtctggggggggtgtcaccccCAGATCCAGGGGGTGCAGCCCCCAGGGGATCCCCCCACATCTGGGGTGGGGGGtcgacccccccccctcctgcaTCCCGACCCCCCCAGGGGACCCCGGCATCCGGGCCCCCCCcgcagagcagcagccagagtTGGGGGACAGAGACAGCATCAGAGTAGACAGGGGGGACACAGGGCAGGGGGACAGACAGGGGGACAGCAGGGGACAGACagggggggcagcacccaccTTGCGAGCCCGATCCGGGGACCCGATCCTGGGGGGGGCAGcgacagagagaggagagaggagagtaAGAGGcagaggcggggggggcaggtgtgGGGGGGCCCAGGGGGGGCCCCGGGTTTGGGGGACCccagttggggggggggagcaggttTGGGGGGACCTAGGGGGACCCCGGTTGCAGGGGGGTGACAGGGCTCACCTTTGCCTTTAGCCGCGTCCACTCCCGCCGCTCCACCCTGCGCCAGAGAGAGCCCAGACTGgtctcccagtgcccccccagtgctcccagtgcccccccccagcatacACTGGTCTTGCTGGGCACAAAGATGATGTCAGGGGGGGCTCCTGCCCCTTTCAGTTCCCCACTGTGTCCCCTTGttgcctcccagtgccccccactcccctcctaCTTTTTCTCAGtctcccccagtgcccccagtccCTTCCTActgcctcccagtgcccccagtccCACTCTACTGCCTCCCAGTCACACTCCACtacctcccagtgcccccagtccCTTCCTActgcctcccagtgcctcccagtccccATCCCAGCCGCACCGCCGCTTGCTGGGGACGAAGCCAATGTcggggggctgcccggggggcAGGACGTGCCGCGCCTGCCACCACTCCTCGTCGGAGGCGTCCAGGACGTGGAGGACATCCCCGAATCGGAAGCTGAGCGCCTGGCTGAGGAACCCGCAGTCCTTGGCCTTGTCGTAGTCGAACAGCGCCCTGCCGGGAGACGTGGCCGTCAGGGGAcacctccccatccccacgtcGCCTTGTCATcatcatccccccccccagcgccccccCGCGACGTCCCCTGTCCCCACTGACCGGACGTAGAAGCCGCGCTTGGGGTCACTGCGGAGGGACGCGCTGCCCgagcccaggctgctgctcagcagctgctcCCGCAGGTCGTGGATCTTGGCCTCGAAGCGGCTGTACTCTGCGGGGACAACGGGGGGGTCAGGGGACCCTCAGGGACACCCAGGGACcgccccccccagggaccccctcCCCGCTCACCCTCGGGCTTGTACTGGGCGATGATGGTGACGGTCTGGCCGGCGTTCTTCAGCGCCACCGCCGCCTGCTCGTGCGTGGCACTGCGCAGGTCCACGCCGTTCACCTGTGGGACGGGGACACATCACCATGGGGAGGGGGATGGTGATGGGGGGTGCGTGTCGCCATGGGGCCGGTGATGGGGACACACCACCTTAAGGGTGACgaaggggagggggacacaTCGCCGTGGTtagagggatggggacagcttTGGGGATACGTCCCTACAGGGACATTTCACCGTGGGGACAGCGATGGAGACATTTCACCATGGGGATGGCGATGGGGATGGCAATGGGGACATTTCACCATGGGGACGGGGCACTTCACCATGGGGATGACGACGGGGACAGAGACACGTCACCGCAGGGAGGAAGACGGGGACAGCCGCAGGGCTGACAACGGACACACGCGGCTGTGGGGACGATGACCGGGACGGAGACGGGACCGGGGACAGCCGCGTCCCCACGTCACTCACAGAGAGGATCTGGTCGCCCTTGCGCAGCTCCCCGCTGAGGTCGGCCGGGCCCCCGGCGAGGATGAAGGAGATGAAGATGCCCTCGCCATCCTCCCCCCCAACGATGTTGAAGCCCAGCCCCGTCGAGCCCCGGTGGATCATGATGCGCCGCGGCTCCCTGGGGACGAGGGACGTCGAGGTGGGGACAGCCCCGGGGCCACAGGACACCCCGGGGACGCGGGGACACCCGGCACGTGGGGACGGTCCTGGGACGTGCCTTCAGGGACAGcccagggacatggggacacccctggggatgggggggacgcCCCAGGGACACGTCTTGGGGACGGCCCAGGGGACACAGGGACGCCCCCGGGGACGTGCCCTTGGGGAaagcccagggaccccccacgGATGGTGGCACACGCCTTGGGGACATCCCAAGGATGCGGGGACACCCCAGGGATGTGGGGACAGCCCCAGGACATTCTCCTGGGGACCTGGGGATGGCCCGGGGACacggggatgctgcagggaccATGGGGAGAGCCCAGGGACACAAGGACACCCCAGGGATGGTGGGACACCCCCGGGACAGGCTTTGGGGCCATCCCAAGGATGCGGGGACaccccagggctgtggggaaAAAGCccaggggacacggggacatcAGGGACGGTACCTGGGGACGTCGTCCTCAGCCAGCAGGTCCTTGGGGCCAGGGGAGTAGCGCCGGGGGGACGTGGGGGTCATGGCCGGGGGGAACTCGGGGCCCAGGTAGCTTTGGGGACCCAGGTCCGCGTCCAGGTGCGCTGAGTAGGCTGGGGACAGCGGGGACAGCGGGGTCAGGGGGGACAGCAGGGacggggggggcagcagggacagggagagcagggacagatgggatggggacagcagggatggggatggggatggggatggggggggtcctgccgccctggggagaggggacagtGCGTCTGGTGTCCCCCTcccgtgtgtgtgtccccccccagccccccgctgtgtcccccccctcacAGCTGGTGACGTCGGGGGGGGCAAAGGCGTCCCCGAGGAAGGTGGCGGCCGGCTTAGCCACCCGCAGGTAGACGACGTCGTAGGTGTTCTTCAGCGCCGCCACCGCGTCCTCATGCATCACATCCTCCAGGCTGACGTTGTTCACCTGCGGGGACGCGGGGACGtcggggggacggggacggagGGACATGGCCGTGCCCCATCCCCGTCCCAGTCCCCACCATGTCCCTGTCCGTCGCTCACGGCCAGCACCTTGTCCCCAGTTTGCAGCTGCCTGTCCCCAtcatgtccccatccctgtccccagggtgtccccagccTCAAcacgtccccatccctgtctctGGCTCACGGCCAGGACCTTGTCCCCCATCTGCAGCCATCCACCCCCATCCTGTCCCTGTCACGTCCCCATCCTCACAGCGTCCCCATCCCCGCTCACGGCCAGGATCTTGTCCCCGATCTGCAGCCACCCATCCCCATCGTGTCCCCATCCTATCCCCATGGTGTCTctgtccccagggtgtccccagcatgtccctgtccccatccccagggtgtccccagccccattGTGTCCCCATCCTATCCCCAGGGTGTCCCCGTTGCGTCCCCGTCCCCGCTCACGGCCAGGATCTTGTCCCCGATCTGCAGCCGCCCGTCCTTGTGCGCGGCGCCGCCCTCGATGACTTTGGTGACGTAGATGCTGTTGTCCCCCGGGATGTGCTGGTTCCCCACGCCCCCCGCAATGCTGAACCCCAGCCCTGgatgggggtgaggggggggtcagggcagGGAGCCCCACACTGTgtcacccccccaccctgccccaccagctGGGGAAGCCCTGGGTGTCCCCAGCTTTGGGGTCCCCAAGGTTTGGGCGAGagggggggcagccccacagttgggggtcctgggggtccccgAGGGTGAAGTGTCCCCACAGGCGTCCTGTGGGTGCCAGTCTTGGCCTGGGGGTCCTTGGAAAGGTCCCAGTCAGTGGGGCTCCCCAGGTTTGGGGGTCCCAGTGTCGGTCTGTGGGGGTATCAGGGGGTCCTCAGGTTTTGGGGTCCTTGGGAGGATCCCATGGGACTCCCATGAGAGTTTGGTGGTCCCAGGGCCAGTCCACAGAGGTCCCTGGGAGGGGTCCATGGGGGTCCCCAAGTTTGGGGGTCCCAGCGATGATggtccctgggggtccccaggttCGGAGGTCCCTGAGGGGATCCCATGGGGCTCCCTGGGTTTGGGGGTTCCGGTGTCGATCCCCAGGGCTCCCAGCGCCGGTCCCTGGGGCTCCCTAGGTTTGGGGGTCCCGGTGCTGGTCCTAGGGGAGGGTTCCCTTGTACCTTTGGGCCCCTTGATGAGCTTGACCTCCACCACCTTCTCGGCCAGGGCCTTGCGGCGCATGACGTAGAGGCGGACGACGGCGCCGGCCTCCTTCAGCGCCTCCACGGCCGCGCTGTGCGTCACCTCCCGCACGTCCGCCTCGTTGACGAACAGGATGCTGTCGTTCACCCTGCGCAGGCACCCGCTCAGACcgggtggggctgggggggtgtcccggggggcTCCAGGGGAAGgtcttgggggtggggggccaAGGGGCCCTACCTCCCACTGCCACATGCCTGCTCGGTGCCTGGATGGCATCTAGGGGCGTTCGGGGGGCTCCAGGGGGTGtccggggggggctggggatTCTTGGGGGGCTCCAGGGGAGGGTCTGGGGGGCCCTATCCAACACCAGACACCCACTGCAGCACCTGTACAAGGTCTAGGGGGCTTCATGGGGGACTcgggggtcccaggggggtccccaggggggtctgggggtcccAGGTGGGGTCTGGGAGGACCCAGAGGGACTTGGGGGTCCCGGAGTGGTTTAGGGGAGGTcagggggctggggtggggtgggggggccgggggtccCCACCTGAGCCGCCCATCCTGGGCAGCGGCGCCTCCGGGGATGATCTTGGTGATGAAGATGCTGGGGTCATCCCCGACGTGGGGGTTGTCGGTGCCCCCCGCGATGCTGAACCCCAAACCTGAGTTaccctgggggtgggggtgggacCGTCAGtgctgggggggaaggggggggcgggggccacccccacaccccacaatggggctgggggcaccccCACACCCCACATGGGGACAAGGGACTTGATGCTGGGGGGACCcgggggggtactgggggggtGAGCAGCCCCCAGGAGGGTTGTGGTGTCCACgaggcggggctggggggggggtcagggggtgtcagggagctggggggggaatGCCAGGATCTTTGGGGGATCCCGGGGGGTattggggagctgggggggatATGGGGTGCCCCAGGATCACAGGGAGGAATtcgggggctgctggggagatgggggggctGAAATGGTTGGGGGGGGCCTTGGGGCACTCCAGGGGATCTTGGGGGGTCAGGAgactgggaggggggggctaGAGGGCTCCAGGGAGGTCAAGCGGTCCAAGGGGGTGTCAGGGACATGGGGAGCTCCAGGGGTGTTCAGGAGTCCCGGGGGGGCTGTCAGGGAGCTGTGGGGGGGCCCAGGGGGGTGCTGAGGACTCCAGCGTGGTCAGGGCctgggggtgtccccgggggtcttgggaggggggggtgttgggggtcTCACCCGCTCCAGTGTGATCTCCTCGTACTCCATCTCGCCCTCGGTGCCGTTCACCTGCGGGGAGACGGGGtcagggggggcggggggggcgggggaccCGGGGGGGTCACGGGGGGGACCCGGGGGGGACACACTCACGTAGGCGGGGGCCTCCAGCGTGTCAGTGTTGACGATGACGGGGGGcgagttggcctgggggggtgGTACGAGGATGGGGGGGGTCGTcacaccggggggggggtcagacCCAACCCCCCGGTTACCACGGCAACGCCGCAGCGGCCGTCGCCACGGCAACGGGAGGATGGGgatgcccccccagcccctccccctTGGGGGGTGCGGAGAGCAAAGGATGCTGGGAAatacccccccctccccatcgcCCCCCCCCCGACCCGTACCGGCCCCCGCCGGCTCCTCCGGACGCTGCCCAGGATCCGCCGCCCCATTTTCTTGGCGAACCAGACCGAGACCAACatggcccccccccaccccccctgcccgcagccccggATGGAGCCGGCCCCGCCCACGGCCCCGCCCACAGCGGGGTACCCCCCACATGGGGGAGTTGGGGGACCCGGACCCCCCCCCGAGCTGCAGGCACACGCATGTGACACGGGGGGGGGCGTGAGACAGGCAGGTGCAGCACCCGGCGACTGGCAACACCCGACAAACGCCTGACAAAGACCTGCGCCCTGACACCCGACGACACCCGGACACCCAACACCCACACCCAACAACACCCGAAAAACACCCGCAACCTGACACCCTGACACTCAACAAACACCCCACACCCTGTCAGCCAACAAACATCCTGACACCCCGCAAACACCC
This Buteo buteo chromosome 12, bButBut1.hap1.1, whole genome shotgun sequence DNA region includes the following protein-coding sequences:
- the DLG4 gene encoding disks large homolog 4 isoform X3, with protein sequence MGIGWGHDGDGWLQIGDKILAVNNVSLEDVMHEDAVAALKNTYDVVYLRVAKPAATFLGDAFAPPDVTSSYSAHLDADLGPQSYLGPEFPPAMTPTSPRRYSPGPKDLLAEDDVPREPRRIMIHRGSTGLGFNIVGGEDGEGIFISFILAGGPADLSGELRKGDQILSVNGVDLRSATHEQAAVALKNAGQTVTIIAQYKPEEYSRFEAKIHDLREQLLSSSLGSGSASLRSDPKRGFYVRALFDYDKAKDCGFLSQALSFRFGDVLHVLDASDEEWWQARHVLPPGQPPDIGFVPSKRRVERREWTRLKAKDRVPGSGSQGREDAVLSYETVTQMEVHYARPIIILGPTKDRVNDDLLSEFPDKFGSCVPHTTRPKREYEVDGRDYHFVASRERMEKDIQGHKFIEAGQYNSHLYGTSVQSVREVAEQGKHCILDVSANAVRRLQAAQLHPIAIFIRPKSLENVLEISKRVTEEQARKAFDRATKLEQEFTECFSAMVEGDSFEEIYHKVKRVIEELSGPYIWVPARERL
- the DLG4 gene encoding disks large homolog 4 isoform X1 — protein: MAGPGPGGRGARGAAGPFRPPGCFSPLLCQCRVVWRDRSLSLAFGCKKYRYQDEDSPPLEQSPAHLPSQANSPPVIVNTDTLEAPAYVNGTEGEMEYEEITLERGNSGLGFSIAGGTDNPHVGDDPSIFITKIIPGGAAAQDGRLRVNDSILFVNEADVREVTHSAAVEALKEAGAVVRLYVMRRKALAEKVVEVKLIKGPKGLGFSIAGGVGNQHIPGDNSIYVTKVIEGGAAHKDGRLQIGDKILAVNNVSLEDVMHEDAVAALKNTYDVVYLRVAKPAATFLGDAFAPPDVTSSYSAHLDADLGPQSYLGPEFPPAMTPTSPRRYSPGPKDLLAEDDVPREPRRIMIHRGSTGLGFNIVGGEDGEGIFISFILAGGPADLSGELRKGDQILSVNGVDLRSATHEQAAVALKNAGQTVTIIAQYKPEEYSRFEAKIHDLREQLLSSSLGSGSASLRSDPKRGFYVRALFDYDKAKDCGFLSQALSFRFGDVLHVLDASDEEWWQARHVLPPGQPPDIGFVPSKRRVERREWTRLKAKDRVPGSGSQGREDAVLSYETVTQMEVHYARPIIILGPTKDRVNDDLLSEFPDKFGSCVPHTTRPKREYEVDGRDYHFVASRERMEKDIQGHKFIEAGQYNSHLYGTSVQSVREVAEQGKHCILDVSANAVRRLQAAQLHPIAIFIRPKSLENVLEISKRVTEEQARKAFDRATKLEQEFTECFSAMVEGDSFEEIYHKVKRVIEELSGPYIWVPARERL
- the DLG4 gene encoding disks large homolog 4 isoform X4, whose protein sequence is MEYEEITLERGNSGLGFSIAGGTDNPHVGDDPSIFITKIIPGGAAAQDGRLRVNDSILFVNEADVREVTHSAAVEALKEAGAVVRLYVMRRKALAEKVVEVKLIKGPKGLGFSIAGGVGNQHIPGDNSIYVTKVIEGGAAHKDGRLQIGDKILAVNNVSLEDVMHEDAVAALKNTYDVVYLRVAKPAATFLGDAFAPPDVTSSYSAHLDADLGPQSYLGPEFPPAMTPTSPRRYSPGPKDLLAEDDVPREPRRIMIHRGSTGLGFNIVGGEDGEGIFISFILAGGPADLSGELRKGDQILSVNGVDLRSATHEQAAVALKNAGQTVTIIAQYKPEEYSRFEAKIHDLREQLLSSSLGSGSASLRSDPKRGFYVRALFDYDKAKDCGFLSQALSFRFGDVLHVLDASDEEWWQARHVLPPGQPPDIGFVPSKRRVERREWTRLKAKDRVPGSGSQGREDAVLSYETVTQMEVHYARPIIILGPTKDRVNDDLLSEFPDKFGSCVPHTTRPKREYEVDGRDYHFVASRERMEKDIQGHKFIEAGQYNSHLYGTSVQSVREVAEQGKHCILDVSANAVRRLQAAQLHPIAIFIRPKSLENVLEISKRVTEEQARKAFDRATKLEQEFTECFSAMVEGDSFEEIYHKVKRVIEELSGPYIWVPARERL
- the DLG4 gene encoding disks large homolog 4 isoform X2, whose translation is MDCLCIVTTKKYRYQDEDSPPLEQSPAHLPSQANSPPVIVNTDTLEAPAYVNGTEGEMEYEEITLERGNSGLGFSIAGGTDNPHVGDDPSIFITKIIPGGAAAQDGRLRVNDSILFVNEADVREVTHSAAVEALKEAGAVVRLYVMRRKALAEKVVEVKLIKGPKGLGFSIAGGVGNQHIPGDNSIYVTKVIEGGAAHKDGRLQIGDKILAVNNVSLEDVMHEDAVAALKNTYDVVYLRVAKPAATFLGDAFAPPDVTSSYSAHLDADLGPQSYLGPEFPPAMTPTSPRRYSPGPKDLLAEDDVPREPRRIMIHRGSTGLGFNIVGGEDGEGIFISFILAGGPADLSGELRKGDQILSVNGVDLRSATHEQAAVALKNAGQTVTIIAQYKPEEYSRFEAKIHDLREQLLSSSLGSGSASLRSDPKRGFYVRALFDYDKAKDCGFLSQALSFRFGDVLHVLDASDEEWWQARHVLPPGQPPDIGFVPSKRRVERREWTRLKAKDRVPGSGSQGREDAVLSYETVTQMEVHYARPIIILGPTKDRVNDDLLSEFPDKFGSCVPHTTRPKREYEVDGRDYHFVASRERMEKDIQGHKFIEAGQYNSHLYGTSVQSVREVAEQGKHCILDVSANAVRRLQAAQLHPIAIFIRPKSLENVLEISKRVTEEQARKAFDRATKLEQEFTECFSAMVEGDSFEEIYHKVKRVIEELSGPYIWVPARERL